A single window of Nicotiana sylvestris chromosome 3, ASM39365v2, whole genome shotgun sequence DNA harbors:
- the LOC138888010 gene encoding uncharacterized protein: MVEAQLITEEVLQTFDSIQVERQSILEIDNEQALGIQVLESAPVIEEVAEKNSTQLTRRRSNLKQKEYPTMILRENALLDKIKVGLVFDKKKSIINCFSNTTIKGHFEFKVVRSRSKRYSLKCNDDRCGWCVRAFRIKDSTLFKIVKIEKKHDCSVNTMKADQRHATSKLICGYIIDNLRDPKFEVTPAFVVAEMQKLFLYMFYAYGSSISGWNHCRPVIAIDATFLKSKFRGVLMISVSKNANNQIFPLAFGIAESENNNSYSGIAIAYGIAKNLKRRKVKSEVIKLFQSAARVYRRNEFDLYMSDIAKVDKKTYDYLMEEPPERWARSCSPRRRYDMLTTNIVESTNSVLLEARELPILRMMEFIPSEATTLVL; this comes from the exons ATGGTTGAAGCACAACTAATAACTGAAGAGGTGCTTCAAACATTTGATTCTATTCAAGTAGAAAGACAAAGCATTTTAGAGATTGACAACGAACAAGCTTTGGGTATTCAAGTCTTAGAGAGTGCACCGGTAATTGAAGAAGTTGCTGAAAAAAACTCGACTCAACTAACTAGAAGAagatcaaatttgaaacaaaaagaatACCCAACTATGATATTAAGAGAAAATGCTTTGTTGGATAAAATAAAAGTGGGGTTAGTATTTGACAAAAAGAAGAGTATAATTAACTGTTTTTCGAATACAACAATTAAAGGACATTTTGAATTCAAGGTTGTTAGATCAAGATCAAAAAGATATTCATTGAAATGCAATGATGATAGGTGTGGTTGGTGTGTGCGTGCTTTCAGAATTAAAGATTCAACACTTTTCAAGATagtaaagattgagaaaaagcatgACTGCTCTGTTAACACTATGAAAGCTGATCAAAGGCATGCAACTTCAAAGTTGATTTGTGGTTACATTATCGACAATCTTCGAGACCCAAAGTTTGAAGTTACACCAGCTTTTGTCGTGGCAGAGATGCAAAAATT gtttctttatatgttttatgCATATGGATCATCAATATCTGGTTGGAATCATTGTAGACCAGTGATTGCTATTGATGCAACTTTTTTGAAGTCAAAATTTCGTGGTGTTTTAATGATTTCAGTTTCAAAGAATGCAAATAATCAAATTTTCCCACTAGCCTTTGGAATAGCAGAATCTGAAAATAACAATTCCTATAGTG GCATAGCTATTGCATATGGCATTGCAAAG AACCTGAAGCGAAGGAAGGTGAAAAGTGAGGTCATAAAACTTTTCCAAAGTGCTGCAAGAGTATACAGGCGCAATGAATTTGATCTATACATGTCAGATATAGCAAAAGTAGATAAGAAGACTTATGACTACTTGATGGAAGAACCACCGGAAAGGTGGGCACGTTCTTGTAGTCCACGACGAAGATATGACATGCTCACAACAAACATAGTTGAGTCAACAAATTCTGTACTATTAGAAGCAAGGGAGCTGCCGATATTAAGAATGATGGAATTCATTCCAAGTGAAGCTACAACGTTGGttttatga